The genomic interval CTTGCCGCCCACAGATTGGCTGCTTCCACGCTTATCCTGGCAGGCTAGGCGGCAACTCTCcatacttttttattttacgaCCAGCTTCTATTGCCATGCAAATTCTAATGGAAtcctaaatgtttatttacgCAGCAAACGCTGTGAAGTGAATGGGCGTGGCCCTAGCCCCAACTATTTTGTCgcattttgcatattgcaAATGGTCGTGCGGCGCTGCTAGGCAACAATTTAGCTGCAACGCCCCGACCCGACGTTGCGCtcttgcaaaacaatttgAGTGGAGCATACCATTtttgctggctggctgctggctgaaTCTTTAAGGTCAATTTAAGAATATTGCAAAATACTGTAATCGCATTTTATGCAGCTCTAAATTAAGCGACAGGCAGTAAACTTTAAGAggaaaattgaatatttaaccagatttatattttccataaatataaataagctTATGTTCGGAATTATCTctaatattgtatttaaaattattttcagaCAACTAAACAATGGGAGTCCACATACGTATCCCAGGAAATAGCACAtgatcaataaaaattaatgctggtatttatgtttttgcctatgataattttatttacgaTATTCTATTAATGAAATACTTTAAAACTTATCTTTTTAATTACCTAGctttcaaaaatcaaattactTACCAAAGCCCATTTTAACCGAACTAGCTGATTTGGTGCCTGTTGCAAAGACCAAGAATTTCATCTGCAcaagtttaaaaatttatgtaaGCCTTAATGGAAAGAAAACTAGTTGGGTTTATTCTTTTTGGATAAATATATCTTCAACAAAATTGTATGTATTGCATAGCAAATACGGCAGTTAAATGTAATATAAAGATTGATGTTTTAAAGATAATCAAtcaatctctatatatataaaactgttttccTGTCTGACACTAAGTACTGAAGTAACCTTCgacatttaaatttagttgACTTGCAATTCTTAGTAAAGTTTAAGAATTTGAACTTGGCATACGCAAATATGCGTTGCTTCGTTTTCATGTGCACAACTCGACGACTTATGCATTTCTAGAATTTGTATGGAATGTTCGATTTTTGCCGACATTTGGATGCTATTTGAACGAAGTCAGCGTCAGTGCCAAAAAGAATTGCAACATGTGCGTCAGAATTTCGACCTTAACTTATTTCTCAAGGTTCATTGATTATTGCAATTCGCGCCAAGAATAAACACTGGGTACGGCCTGGTCGGAGAGTTGGCATAGAAGCAAACTTAATAATTCGTTCGCCAACGCAAAAATATCTTCCAGTCGATTTGCACTCGTAACTTTGTCGTTGCCAAATCCTGAGCTTACCTGCCAATTCAGTTCGGGCGTGGAAGTGGCGTTTGCCATAACGCATCACTAAACGGGCtgcacaaaaataattttcccAGGTTGCAGATGAAACTCATGGTGGTATATAagaaatttttttctttttataccctgaacccattgaaaatgggtaaatagGGTagaatgtatttgtgcaaatgtatgtaacaggcagaaggaagcttctccgaccccataaggtatatatattcttgatcggcATCACAAGCCGAGTCGACCTAGCCAGGTacgtctgtttgtctgtcccTAATaagtgtatacacacacatacatgcatgtcttctttgaattctatcaacagcattgcaattgcaattgtattgttttctgtgctgctatttaaATTCTTTAAGTAATGCGATCTGTTCTAGGTTCGAACCCTACTGaggaaactatttttttttttaatttttttttttactagtAAAGCAAACGAgcgcatttggtgttggaagaagaggcttcagggtatcccctagtcggaagctttcaactagagcctcttacttgtttattattaatatatatataatatatatgtatgtgttgggCTTACCCATTTCACTGCCCAGCTGCGTCGCTTGCAGTCTGTTAAAATTAGCAAGTGACGCGGCGAACGATGCCAAACTGTTGATTCAACCCAACGAGCGACCTTATCATTTGAGCATTTCACGCAAAAGCCACACAGCTCCCGAGCTACCTCAACggccgtctgtctgtctggctgactgactggcttGTTTTGGAACTGGTTTTCGTTTTGGCGATGCCTGCCGTTCCCTGTGTAAGTGGCTTGGTCTGATCTGGCAGAGACGATGCCGCACATGGATTCATTCAACTTTACGCTAATATCACATGCTTTGATTACAGCACCGTGAAATTTTATTGATTGGCCAGCTAACGTCGCATGAACGATGAGGCAGGCCATCGCCCAAAGGTCGATCCGCTAGGTGAGCTGGGGCAAGCTACAGGTCTTACAAGTTATGATGACGCTGCTCTCGAAAGTGTTTAAAGGTAAAATACaccatgttttttcatttccaaaatgacaaaaaTAGGGATAGCTTTGATATAAATCGCTAAATCGTTTGATATAGTAAAAAACTACATtcagatttaattttttttaacgaTTCAATTTTGTAAGTTATATCACATAATGCTTCCTTGATATTTTTCATActtgtgcatatttattttttatcagaTTAtatcaacaaacaaaatattttgacaaatttcaaatcaaatgaTATAAACAAGATTTACTTGTATAATTTGTGTTGATTGTTCCTAACTATGTTACAAGCAATGCAAATAATGATAATGTGCCGCAAAAAGTCAGTGTCACATGCTATCTACTCGTCGATCAAACTCCGTGTTTCTATAAGTAAACCATTGGCTTTGTAGATGGCTGAGTAAAACGTCCAGGCATTCAATTTCATTCACATTGTCCTTCACACTGTGTGTTGAGTGTATGTCGCAGGAGCTGCCGCCTTCGCGACCATATTAAGTGCCGCTCATGCTCTTGGGCCACTGACTCTGGCCCTGGCTCTGGGTGCCGGCCTTTTGCTACGGGCAAGGCACGAGTAGTTTTATCTATAGAGCCCTGCTTGACAGTTCCAGATTTTCGTTTTCTGCTtcgttgctgatgctgctcttGCTTTCTCTGATTGCTCTCATGCCTCCTGTTGTCCTTGTTCGTCctcaatttctttttaaaatacGAAAATCCCTCGCGGAGGCACAAAAATGTCGTTGTCgcttaaattcaattgaaatcgCTTCAGCTTCAATGGCAGCCGAACGACAGGCAATCTGTCTAGTCTTTCAGATTGAAAGAAGCGCGAATGCGCGAAATACGGCTTGTTGGATAAATTCTGAGATGTTCCATGATTGAATGATGACACGCGATACGAGCGCGACACACTTACAAATATATCTTGAGCATATtgataatttcattaaaagtCGACAATGCGTAAGTCTAATTGATTGCAAGCAATTATAATAGATTTATATCTATCcagaatatgtatactttactTCAACTATTGCTATGGAAAATACATGACATGCATGTAATGTAGAGTCCTCTcgtcgggagtgcccgactaggatATTCTCTAGGCTGCCAGCCCAGATTCTTACGCTGCGATTTCACTGCTTCTGCCCCTAGACCTCTTTTATTTTCGTGTTTATAGAATTTTAAGGGCATGAAGATGACATGTAAATAATAGCGGCCAAGACTAAAACTATTAATTTCTTACATTTTATGGGGAACATATTTAGTGTCTCTCGCTCCAATAATTTCGAAGATATACCATAAAATCAGGATTTCGGTATACATTTATATCAATTTCATGAATACATGAATAAGTTATCGTACTCTCTAATTTCACGTCACTAGTTCTTATGGTTTTTGAGATCTACATACGGACGGGCAGAAAGGCAGAAGGACTTGAGTAGACTCGGTAACTTTACGGAGTCACACAGTCTTCTTTTAGGCTGttgcatttacatttgcacaaaaatatacaataaacCCTTTTATCCATTAGAGTttggtataaaaaaacatatggaCAAAATGATCCGAGGCACAAAATAAGAGGGTGCTTCAAATGGTTACCtgtaacttatttttaaaaatctgTTCATCTTTGCTGAGGTCGGATCAGCTTAACACTAATGTTACAAGATCTTTGGATTACATGGGCGTAAGCCGTTGATTCCTACTCTTGGTTAATTTTTGATggtctttaaaaatattttcaaatataaatggaGTTCAAGGAACAAAGTGTAAAGTTATGTCTAACATGTTAAGCAGAAAACTTTTCCTGGCCAAGGCAAAGGAGTACTTGCCAGTATTAACAAATTTCAAGCTACCGAAAATGtacatttaaacatttaatagCCCTGTAGAGATTTGCTTTACGTTTCTACAGATACATCTGTGAGAATAGTGAAACTCGTTAACGTAGACTTAAATTTGTCACGGATGAGGACTGGATGGAAAAGAATTCTGAATCAAAATCTTAAGCCAAAAATTTGCACGGGCAACGCCGGGAAATAATAGCTAgtcatataatatttatataaattaaaattagacAGGCAGAGAAGTGAAATAAGATACATTTTACCACTAGTGAAAGAACAATGAACATGTTCTATGTTAGTGTTGTTGGTAAATGTTGTTATACCTTGTGTGAAATATTCCTCAATTTTATATTGAATTggtaaaaaataatactttaaACGTAAAATCACCCCAGTTTTCTATTAACCTTAGGTATTTACTGTTTGTtcgttttatatatgtactgcATATCACACATGGTCATCTAAGTGGCGAGTGAATGTTTTGCTTAATGCATATGcgcgcacatacatacacatatgtatgtatgtaagtatacaaaaacttgcatatgcatgtttaaatataattaaaaattttcatacatatgtacgtacaCAATCGTTGCAAATATTGTTGGGCCGTAAATGAAAACAGCTGAGCACGTTCAATTAGCAACAAGTTGTTTAGAGAATCAAAAATATCATTACTCGATTCAGTATCTACATTTTTAGATTACATAGTTGATTAGAGCAATTATGATAAAATTTTGGCAAACACTTTTTGTGTGGCCCGATAAGAAGCCGGTAGTGAATGCCTGAATATCGACAACAGACAAAGAGaatacatgtatatttatgtacataacaTATCTGCAGGGTAATTACAGCAGCTACATTATGAAGGTATGTGTATATCTTAATTAGTTGTGCGCTCTTAGGCTGTTAAATGGTTGGGACAGCAAACGATTTGAGTAAACGGCACAGCTGTTCAGTGTTTAACAACACCGTCTTGACCAGTGGGAGAGCCACAGAGAATCACAAAGCGAGCTACGGTTCTCGAAGAGTTGTCAGCAGTTTCGACGCGCACAGCACGTACTTGTTTTGCTATAGAAATACattatattaaacatttttttggtgAAACTTTTAGGAAATgctataataaaaataactataaaaatacaagtttAAAGTTACCATTGCTGCATTTGGTGAATTCaataataacatatatataatatttaacaaatggACTGTCGTCAACTGCACAAGCTATTGACAACCCTGTTTTACTCTCGCGCCGTCGCTGTACACGTCATCAGCTGAGCAGCCACTGCATAGAGCtgcgaattgttgttgttgttcagtGTTTTTCTCtttacaattgcaattgcgacTATATAATTTGTGTAATGTTTCGTCGCACAACTAATTGCAATTTGGGGCAGGCAATAGTGCAACACGTGAAATAACCAAAAAGTGGCGCCTAAAAATAGGAATACACTGACGAAACACGCACGTCCGTGACATTGATTCACATTCAAAGAGGCAGAGAgaaagcagctgctggcagcgaataaaagcaaaaataaaacgagGAAGTGCCCGTATGTAGCCACCCGCCGCCAGTATCAGCTGCTCGCTCTGGCCGCAagcaaaaaatttaatattattttgtgtaAGACAGGCGTGGGCAGaacattttttagatttttttaaCATTCCTTACACTAATATCGTCAAGAAAGGCAGCCAAAGTCAAAACGGCGTTGGCGGCTGCAACGGCATCGAAGAGCCCAACTGGAATCTGAAAACTGGAAGCTACTGAGCCCACAGAAACTGGCGACGCAGTGTATTTAATCAAGTCATTTTGTGTTGTGTAATCGGCAAGTGAACGGAAAATTCGCAGTCAATATGTCGGAAAAAGAGCCCAGCAAGAAAAAGACACCGCCCAAGGGTATGAAATATCTGATTGGAGGTGCTAGTGGCATGGGCGCAACCCTGTGTGTGCAGCCGCTGGATCTGGTCAAGAATAGAATGCAAATTGCCGGAGCCGGTAGTGGCAAGAAGGAATTTCGCAACTCTTTCCACTGCATTCAGACCGTGATCAGCCGCGAGGGACCCCTTGCGTTATACCAGGGCCTTTCAGCAGCGCTGCTGAGGCAAGCGACCTACACCACCGGACGACTGGGTGTGTATACTTACCTCAACGAGGAATATCGAACTCGCACCAACCGCGATCCCAATGTGCTGGCCAGCATGGCCATGGGCACTATAGCCGGTGCCTGTGGTGCGTTCATCGGCACGCCAGCAGAGGTGGCTCTAATTCGCATGACCTCAGATGGACGCCTGCCTCTCGAAGAGCGACGCAACTACAAAAATGTGGGCAATGCTCTGGCGCGTATAACGCGCGAGGAGGGCCTTACAGCATTGTGGCGCGGCTGTTTGCCCACCGTTGGTCGAGCCATGGTGGTGAACATGACCCAATTGGCCAGCTATTCCCAATTCAAAAGCTATTTCCGTACTGGGCCGCTGCAAATGGACGAAGGCATCAAACTACACTTTTTCGCCAGCATGCTGAGCGGACTGCTAACTACGATAACATCCATGCCGCTGGACATTGCCAAGACGCGCATCCAAAACATGAAATTGGTAGACGGAAAACCAGAGTATAAGGGCACAATGGATGTGCTGCTCCGGGTTGCACGTCACGAAGGCATTTTCTCGCTTTGGAAGGGCTTTACGCCATACTACTTCCGCTTGGGCCCGCACACGGTGTTGACCTTCATCCTGATGGAACAGCTCAACGATGCCTTCAACAAGTTCGTGCTGGGCGTGGATAAGCGCGGTTCTGGAATATAAGGGGAGGCATGCAACTATAGCAAGCTGTGtggccttgttgttgttaaagaTTAGCCGCAATTCTATACACTGTTAGCCAATGGGTTCAAAGTTTAAGCTGCATATTCCAAACAACTCCCCGAACGATGAACCAAATCATGGACAATACGAgagttattaattttatatacatttgtatttacGATAATATCCAAAGTGAGGCATTTAAATGTCGGAAACTCCGGTGAcaatattacaaaattatgAGTGTCTGTTGtggaagtttttttttataaaatatatatgtaattgaTAAAACGCCTTAAGCAAAAAGTTAATTCTGAATAAAGCACAATAATGAAGCATTATGTTACCCAGTCTCACAGcacaaaaatacaagaaatctGATTGCTGATTTAAGATGTTTACGTTCCATCTCTAGGCCGGACAATTTGAATACGGCGCGCATCTCGTGTTACGTGTTAGCATTGTTGCATATGTCTAAAATGTCGTGTATTACTGGAAATAACATTTGCACCTACCTACACACTGGTATTAAATAACACATTTAATATGCTAGGCTAAAGTCTGCTAATTCCTCCGATAAGCATTATCTCTAGCCATGCTACTTAATatggaaaatattaaaattctggCACACATAGCTGCAGGTATTCCTACGCATtcatcatttttgttttccttgaTAACAGAGCACTGATAACCTCTGGGAACAGGTCT from Drosophila virilis strain 15010-1051.87 chromosome 2, Dvir_AGI_RSII-ME, whole genome shotgun sequence carries:
- the LOC6632705 gene encoding mitochondrial 2-oxoglutarate/malate carrier protein — its product is MSEKEPSKKKTPPKGMKYLIGGASGMGATLCVQPLDLVKNRMQIAGAGSGKKEFRNSFHCIQTVISREGPLALYQGLSAALLRQATYTTGRLGVYTYLNEEYRTRTNRDPNVLASMAMGTIAGACGAFIGTPAEVALIRMTSDGRLPLEERRNYKNVGNALARITREEGLTALWRGCLPTVGRAMVVNMTQLASYSQFKSYFRTGPLQMDEGIKLHFFASMLSGLLTTITSMPLDIAKTRIQNMKLVDGKPEYKGTMDVLLRVARHEGIFSLWKGFTPYYFRLGPHTVLTFILMEQLNDAFNKFVLGVDKRGSGI